Proteins encoded by one window of Blautia argi:
- a CDS encoding helix-turn-helix domain-containing protein yields MRTNYMMTVDDVMEELGVKRSKAYSILKQLNDELAKEGYVAVRGKIPRPYWETKFYGCSQRAV; encoded by the coding sequence ATGAGAACTAATTATATGATGACTGTTGATGATGTCATGGAAGAATTAGGCGTGAAACGTAGTAAAGCATATTCCATTCTGAAGCAGCTTAATGATGAACTGGCAAAGGAAGGATATGTGGCAGTTCGTGGAAAGATTCCACGTCCCTACTGGGAAACAAAATTTTATGGGTGCTCTCAGAGAGCAGTGTGA
- a CDS encoding site-specific integrase produces the protein MSAYKDKTQGTWYVSFRYIDWTGKKTQKLKRGFKTKKEALNYEKEFIRKTAADMKMEMNSFIQVYFEDKKNELKENSIRNKQHMMNKHIVPYFGTRKMNEITPAEIIQWQNAIQEKGYSKTYERMIQNQLNALFNHAQKIYNLKENPCKKVKKIGKSDANKLEFWTKAEYDRFIAGIEPGSEDYLIFEILFWTGIREGELLALSLSDFDMSGNLLHINKTYNRIKKRDVIDTPKTENSVRTIDIPNFLKEEVQEYAKKHYGFPEDQRLFPIVARTLQKRLKKYEALTGVKPIRVHDIRHSHVAYLIYQGVEPLIIKERLGHKDIQMTLNTYGHLYPSQQKKVAEMLDNKR, from the coding sequence ATGTCAGCTTACAAGGACAAAACACAGGGAACCTGGTATGTGAGCTTCCGCTATATTGACTGGACAGGTAAGAAAACGCAGAAGCTGAAAAGAGGGTTCAAGACAAAGAAAGAAGCATTGAATTATGAAAAGGAATTCATAAGAAAGACTGCAGCGGATATGAAAATGGAGATGAACAGTTTTATTCAAGTCTATTTTGAAGATAAAAAGAATGAACTGAAAGAAAATTCAATCCGTAATAAGCAGCACATGATGAACAAGCACATTGTTCCATATTTTGGAACAAGAAAAATGAATGAAATTACACCGGCAGAGATTATCCAGTGGCAGAATGCCATTCAGGAAAAAGGATACAGCAAGACTTATGAGCGTATGATCCAGAATCAGTTAAATGCACTGTTTAATCATGCACAGAAAATTTACAATCTGAAGGAAAATCCATGTAAGAAAGTAAAAAAGATAGGGAAATCGGATGCAAATAAGCTGGAGTTCTGGACGAAAGCAGAATATGACAGATTTATCGCCGGGATTGAGCCGGGGAGTGAAGATTATCTGATATTTGAAATTCTGTTCTGGACAGGAATTAGGGAAGGAGAGCTTCTAGCATTGAGTCTTTCGGATTTTGATATGAGTGGAAATCTCCTGCATATCAATAAGACCTATAACCGGATCAAGAAAAGAGATGTGATTGATACTCCAAAAACAGAAAATTCGGTCCGTACTATTGATATTCCCAATTTTCTTAAGGAAGAGGTACAGGAGTATGCAAAGAAGCATTATGGATTTCCGGAAGATCAGCGGTTGTTCCCGATTGTGGCGAGAACACTGCAGAAACGTCTCAAAAAATATGAAGCATTGACTGGTGTAAAACCAATCAGAGTGCATGATATCCGGCACAGTCATGTGGCTTATCTTATTTATCAAGGGGTAGAGCCATTGATTATCAAGGAAAGGCTGGGGCACAAAGATATTCAGATGACATTGAACACTTATGGGCATCTATACCCGTCACAGCAGAAAAAAGTTGCTGAGATGCTGGACAATAAACGTTAA
- the tuf gene encoding elongation factor Tu, which yields MAKAKFERSKPHCNIGTIGHVDHGKTTLTAAITKTLAARVAGNTATDFENIDKAPEERERGITISTAHVEYETEKRHYAHVDCPGHADYVKNMITGAAQMDGAILVVAATDGVMAQTKEHILLSRQVGVPYIVVFMNKCDMVDDEELLELVDMEIRELLNEYEFPGDDTPIIQGSALKALEDPNGEWGDKIMELMDAVDSWIPDPQRDTDKDFIMPVEDVFSITGRGTVATGRVEAGVLHVSEEVEIVGLKEETRKVVVTGIEMFRKLLDEAQAGDNIGALLRGVQRNEIERGQVLAKPGTITCHTKFTAQVYVLTKDEGGRHTPFFNNYRPQFYFRTTDVTGVCMLPEGTEMCMPGDNVEMTIELIHPIAMAQGLTFAIREGGRTVGSGRVATVIE from the coding sequence ATGGCTAAAGCTAAATTTGAAAGAAGCAAACCGCATTGTAACATTGGTACCATTGGACACGTTGACCATGGTAAAACAACTTTAACAGCTGCTATCACAAAAACTCTTGCAGCAAGAGTTGCTGGTAACACAGCTACAGATTTCGAAAACATCGATAAAGCTCCGGAAGAAAGAGAACGTGGTATCACAATTTCTACAGCTCACGTTGAATATGAAACAGAAAAACGTCACTACGCTCACGTTGACTGCCCAGGACATGCTGACTACGTTAAGAACATGATTACTGGTGCTGCTCAGATGGACGGTGCTATCTTAGTAGTAGCTGCTACAGACGGTGTTATGGCTCAGACAAAAGAGCATATCCTTCTTTCCCGTCAGGTAGGTGTTCCTTACATCGTTGTATTCATGAACAAATGTGATATGGTTGACGATGAAGAATTACTTGAATTAGTAGATATGGAAATCCGTGAACTCTTAAATGAGTACGAATTCCCAGGTGATGACACTCCAATTATCCAGGGTTCTGCTTTAAAAGCTCTTGAAGATCCAAACGGAGAATGGGGCGATAAGATTATGGAATTAATGGACGCTGTTGACAGCTGGATTCCAGACCCACAGCGTGATACAGATAAAGACTTTATCATGCCTGTAGAGGACGTATTCTCTATTACAGGTCGTGGTACAGTTGCTACTGGTAGAGTAGAAGCTGGTGTTCTTCATGTATCTGAAGAAGTTGAAATCGTTGGTCTGAAAGAAGAAACACGTAAAGTAGTTGTAACAGGTATCGAAATGTTCCGTAAACTGTTAGACGAAGCTCAGGCTGGTGATAACATCGGTGCTCTTCTTCGTGGTGTTCAGAGAAACGAAATCGAAAGAGGACAGGTTCTTGCTAAACCAGGAACAATCACATGCCATACAAAATTCACAGCTCAGGTTTACGTTCTGACAAAAGACGAAGGTGGTCGTCATACACCATTCTTCAACAACTACCGTCCACAGTTCTACTTCAGAACAACAGACGTAACAGGTGTTTGTATGTTACCAGAAGGTACAGAAATGTGCATGCCTGGTGATAACGTAGAAATGACAATCGAACTGATTCACCCAATCGCTATGGCTCAGGGTCTTACATTCGCTATCCGTGAAGGTGGACGTACTGTAGGATCAGGCCGTGTTGCTACAGTTATCGAGTAA
- a CDS encoding DUF2971 domain-containing protein, producing the protein MQNTPDYLFHYTNIETLSLILANRTFRLTSLNQLDDLQEKETGDTPNFGQFCYVSSWTDDETESIPMWNMYSSLESGIRIKLRANPFKLYKNSPNDISKIKLLSIIDSSTEAFQQSYIPLRRMLEQQFSCLHAMTPSFLHQVKYTNDQAKLYPNLILKHDNQILMMPDQLGLYKNKYWSFQKEWRYKLMCFPIGPDNSMEQLNIMASLMVNGIVKQPFSYYDLKLDDDAFSHMEITLSPKISPGYRLIVNSLIEKYNPTAQIYNSSLIGLV; encoded by the coding sequence TTGCAGAACACACCTGATTATCTATTCCATTATACAAATATTGAAACTCTCTCACTGATTTTAGCAAATCGTACATTTAGACTAACGTCTTTAAATCAGCTGGACGATCTTCAAGAGAAGGAAACTGGCGATACTCCTAATTTTGGTCAATTTTGTTATGTAAGTTCTTGGACTGATGACGAAACAGAAAGCATTCCTATGTGGAACATGTATTCATCTTTAGAGTCTGGAATTCGTATTAAATTAAGAGCAAATCCTTTTAAACTTTATAAAAATAGCCCTAATGATATCTCGAAAATAAAGCTTTTATCAATAATTGATTCTTCTACTGAAGCTTTTCAACAATCATACATCCCTTTGCGGCGTATGCTAGAACAACAATTTTCATGCTTACATGCCATGACTCCGTCATTTCTTCATCAGGTCAAATACACAAATGATCAAGCTAAATTATATCCTAATCTTATACTTAAGCACGATAACCAAATATTAATGATGCCAGATCAATTAGGATTATATAAAAACAAATACTGGAGTTTTCAAAAAGAGTGGCGTTACAAATTAATGTGCTTTCCTATAGGACCGGATAATTCTATGGAACAACTCAACATCATGGCTTCATTAATGGTAAATGGTATAGTAAAACAACCTTTTTCTTATTATGATTTAAAATTGGATGATGATGCCTTTTCACATATGGAAATAACATTAAGTCCTAAAATCAGTCCCGGTTATCGTCTTATAGTAAACAGCCTTATCGAAAAATATAATCCTACTGCTCAAATTTATAACAGCAGTTTAATTGGATTAGTATGA
- a CDS encoding TnpV protein: protein MKKQIYDEKNGLNYTLHGDYYLPDLEINEEEPTYGKYGIMRKQFLKEHRSARYQYLVLTGKLTEHLNQVDKEAREKVEMLVEQMAERWGVTEELKTQNQMEWVRRMNNIKANAEEIALKEIIYYL, encoded by the coding sequence ATGAAGAAACAGATTTATGATGAAAAGAACGGACTGAACTACACACTGCATGGAGATTATTATCTGCCAGACCTGGAAATCAATGAGGAAGAACCTACATATGGGAAGTATGGAATAATGCGAAAACAGTTTTTGAAGGAACACAGGAGTGCCAGGTATCAATATCTGGTACTGACCGGGAAACTGACGGAGCATTTGAATCAGGTAGACAAAGAAGCAAGAGAAAAAGTTGAGATGCTGGTGGAGCAGATGGCTGAACGGTGGGGCGTTACGGAAGAACTAAAGACGCAGAATCAGATGGAATGGGTGAGAAGGATGAATAATATCAAAGCAAATGCTGAAGAAATAGCATTGAAAGAAATAATATATTATTTATAA
- a CDS encoding CHC2 zinc finger domain-containing protein: protein MTLFEQVKECVTARQAAEHYGIKVKRNGMACCPFHKDRHPSMKADKIYHCFACGVGGDAIDFTARLFRISQYEAAKKLIEDFGLDIKVEDRNKYKRTHQSRNTLISKKPKVVMIREKLEQWLKHATDVLIRYLKWIQFWKEFYRPEPEEEWHELFTEALENERKINDYLDVLMFGTGEEIVEFFKMKRREVEKIEERINEYQREVLDGIRRYCERGNAYNRRCQ, encoded by the coding sequence GTGACATTATTTGAACAGGTAAAAGAATGTGTGACAGCCAGACAGGCTGCAGAGCATTATGGGATTAAAGTAAAAAGAAATGGAATGGCATGTTGTCCGTTTCATAAAGACCGGCATCCAAGTATGAAGGCAGATAAAATATATCATTGCTTTGCATGTGGAGTGGGTGGTGATGCAATAGATTTTACAGCAAGGTTATTTAGAATATCACAGTATGAAGCTGCGAAAAAGCTGATAGAAGATTTTGGACTGGATATAAAAGTCGAAGACAGAAACAAATACAAAAGGACGCACCAAAGCAGGAATACTTTGATATCAAAGAAACCTAAAGTTGTGATGATCAGAGAAAAACTGGAGCAGTGGTTGAAACATGCAACAGACGTGCTGATCAGATATCTGAAATGGATTCAGTTTTGGAAAGAGTTTTACAGACCAGAACCAGAAGAAGAGTGGCACGAATTATTTACGGAGGCATTGGAAAATGAAAGAAAGATAAATGACTATCTGGACGTGCTGATGTTTGGAACAGGAGAAGAGATTGTAGAGTTTTTCAAGATGAAGAGAAGGGAGGTTGAAAAAATTGAAGAAAGAATTAACGAATATCAGCGAGAAGTCCTTGATGGAATTAGAAGATATTGTGAACGAGGAAATGCTTACAACAGAAGATGTCAATAA
- a CDS encoding virulence-associated E family protein — protein sequence MELEDIVNEEMLTTEDVNNMLEHTDKGRIKQTIRNCVTVLQNDPVLKKAIKRNELSGRMDIVKEVPWERRNNSPTVTDTDENNLKMYLEENYELTSERVIKAGVDIVSNENKYHPIRDYLESLVWDGIPRIENMLPHFLGAEKSKYTIGVMKMHMLAAISRIYEPGIKYDIMLCLVGSQGAGKSTFFKYLAIKEEWFSDNLDHLDDENIYRKLQNHWIIEMGEMKATVTAKNIEQIKSFLSRQKETYKVPYEVHPEDRPRQCVFCGTSNDLNFLPLDRTGNRRFAPVMTDMPKAEVHILDNEAESKAYIEQAWAEAMVLYRQGNVFLGFTKEIEEEAKRLQKEFMPEDTNAGIIQAFLDDYDDEYVCTRILFDEALHRTGEMKQWESKEIANIMNNAIEGWKPHGTHRFGKEYGIQRSWKRMEDSVKKDKDGFMEVPEQLEIPFE from the coding sequence ATGGAATTAGAAGATATTGTGAACGAGGAAATGCTTACAACAGAAGATGTCAATAATATGTTGGAGCATACGGATAAAGGAAGAATAAAGCAGACAATTAGAAATTGTGTAACCGTACTTCAAAATGATCCGGTATTGAAAAAAGCGATTAAACGAAATGAACTTTCTGGAAGAATGGACATTGTAAAAGAGGTTCCCTGGGAGCGGAGGAATAATAGTCCTACGGTTACAGATACTGATGAAAATAATTTGAAGATGTATCTGGAAGAAAATTATGAACTGACAAGTGAGCGTGTGATCAAAGCAGGAGTAGATATTGTTTCCAATGAAAATAAATATCACCCAATTAGGGATTATCTGGAGAGTCTGGTCTGGGACGGAATTCCAAGAATAGAAAATATGCTTCCACATTTTCTGGGAGCAGAAAAGAGCAAATATACAATCGGAGTAATGAAAATGCACATGCTGGCAGCGATTTCAAGAATTTATGAACCGGGAATAAAATATGATATTATGTTGTGTTTGGTTGGGAGTCAGGGAGCCGGAAAGTCCACATTTTTCAAATATCTGGCGATAAAAGAAGAATGGTTCAGCGACAATCTGGATCATCTGGACGATGAAAATATTTACAGAAAACTGCAGAACCACTGGATTATCGAAATGGGAGAAATGAAGGCAACTGTCACAGCAAAGAATATTGAACAGATAAAATCGTTTCTGAGCAGACAGAAAGAAACTTATAAAGTGCCTTATGAAGTTCACCCGGAGGATAGACCGAGACAGTGTGTATTTTGCGGAACATCAAATGATCTGAATTTTCTTCCTCTGGACAGAACCGGAAACAGACGATTTGCTCCGGTGATGACAGATATGCCGAAAGCAGAAGTTCATATTCTGGACAATGAGGCAGAGAGCAAAGCCTATATCGAACAGGCCTGGGCAGAGGCAATGGTACTGTATCGACAGGGAAATGTGTTCTTAGGATTTACAAAGGAAATTGAGGAAGAGGCAAAGCGTCTGCAGAAAGAATTTATGCCGGAAGATACCAATGCCGGAATCATACAGGCATTTCTTGATGACTACGATGACGAGTATGTATGTACCAGAATTCTGTTCGATGAAGCGCTACATCGAACTGGAGAAATGAAACAGTGGGAAAGTAAAGAGATTGCTAATATTATGAACAATGCAATTGAAGGCTGGAAACCACATGGTACACATCGGTTCGGAAAGGAATATGGAATACAGCGTTCATGGAAAAGGATGGAAGATTCTGTGAAGAAAGATAAAGACGGCTTTATGGAAGTACCGGAACAGTTGGAGATACCGTTTGAGTAA
- the fusA gene encoding elongation factor G, producing MAGREYPLERTRNIGIMAHIDAGKTTTTERILYYTGVNYKIGDTHEGTATMDWMEQEQERGITITSAATTCHWTLQENCKPKPGALEHRINIIDTPGHVDFTVEVERSLRVLDGAVGVFCAKGGVEPQSENVWRQADTYNVPRMAFINKMDILGADFYNAVEQIKTRLGKNAICIQLPIGKEDEFKGIIDLFEMKAYIYNDEKGDDISIVDIPEDMKEDAELYRTELVEKICELDDDLMMEYLEGEEPSTEALKAALRKGTCECAAVPVCCGTAYRNKGVQKLLDAIIEYMPSPVDVPAIQGTDLDGNPMEKHSSDDEPFAALAFKIMVDPFVGKLAFFRVYSGTINSGSYVLNSTKGKKERVGRILQMHANKRQELDKVYAGDIAAAVGLKFTTTGDTICDEQHPVILESMEFPEPVIELAIEPKTKAGQGKLGESLAKLAEEDPTFRAHTNKETGQTIIAGMGELHLEIIVDRLLREFKVEANVGAPQVAYKETFTKAVDVDSKYAKQSGGRGQYGHCKVKFEPMDANGEELFKFESTVVGGAIPKEYIPAVGEGIEEAMKAGILGGFPVVGVHANVYDGSYHEVDSSEMAFHIAGSLAFKDAMAKASPVLLEPIMRVEVTTPEDYMGDIIGDINSRRGRIEGMDDIGGGKMIRGFVPLAEMFGYATDLRSRTQGRGNYSMFFEKYEPVPKSVQEKVLSGKADK from the coding sequence TTGGCTGGAAGAGAATATCCATTAGAGAGAACCAGAAACATCGGTATTATGGCGCATATTGATGCTGGTAAAACTACCACAACAGAGCGTATTCTGTACTATACCGGTGTAAACTATAAAATCGGTGATACTCATGAAGGTACTGCTACCATGGACTGGATGGAGCAGGAACAGGAAAGAGGTATCACAATTACTTCAGCCGCTACTACATGCCACTGGACTCTGCAGGAAAACTGCAAACCGAAACCAGGTGCATTAGAGCATCGTATCAACATCATTGATACACCGGGACACGTTGACTTTACAGTAGAAGTTGAGCGTTCTCTGCGTGTACTTGATGGTGCGGTAGGTGTATTCTGTGCTAAGGGCGGTGTTGAACCACAGTCTGAAAACGTATGGCGTCAGGCTGACACTTACAATGTACCTCGTATGGCTTTCATCAACAAGATGGACATCCTTGGTGCAGACTTCTACAACGCAGTAGAACAGATTAAAACAAGATTAGGTAAAAATGCTATCTGCATTCAGTTACCAATCGGTAAAGAAGATGAATTCAAAGGAATCATCGACTTATTTGAAATGAAAGCCTACATCTACAATGATGAAAAAGGTGATGATATTTCTATCGTAGATATTCCGGAAGACATGAAAGAAGACGCAGAACTGTACCGTACAGAACTGGTAGAGAAAATCTGCGAATTAGACGATGACTTAATGATGGAATATCTGGAAGGCGAAGAACCTTCTACAGAAGCATTAAAAGCTGCACTGAGAAAAGGTACATGCGAATGTGCTGCTGTTCCTGTTTGCTGTGGTACAGCTTACAGAAACAAAGGTGTTCAGAAGCTTCTCGATGCTATCATTGAGTACATGCCATCACCGGTAGACGTACCTGCTATTCAGGGTACAGACTTAGATGGAAACCCAATGGAAAAACATTCCTCAGATGATGAACCATTTGCAGCTCTTGCATTCAAAATCATGGTTGACCCATTTGTTGGTAAGCTTGCATTCTTCCGTGTATATTCAGGAACAATCAACTCCGGTTCTTATGTTCTGAACTCTACAAAAGGAAAGAAAGAACGTGTTGGACGTATCCTTCAGATGCACGCTAACAAACGTCAGGAATTAGATAAAGTATATGCCGGTGATATCGCAGCAGCTGTTGGTTTGAAATTTACAACAACAGGTGATACAATCTGTGACGAACAGCATCCGGTAATTCTGGAGTCTATGGAATTCCCAGAACCAGTTATCGAGCTTGCTATCGAGCCTAAGACAAAAGCTGGTCAGGGTAAATTAGGTGAGTCTTTAGCAAAACTTGCTGAAGAAGACCCAACATTCCGTGCTCATACAAATAAAGAAACAGGACAGACAATCATCGCTGGTATGGGTGAGCTTCACCTGGAAATCATCGTAGACCGTCTGCTTCGTGAATTCAAAGTAGAAGCAAACGTAGGTGCTCCTCAAGTTGCTTACAAAGAAACATTTACAAAAGCTGTAGATGTTGACAGCAAATATGCAAAACAGTCCGGTGGTCGTGGACAGTACGGTCACTGTAAAGTTAAATTCGAGCCTATGGATGCCAACGGTGAAGAACTGTTCAAGTTCGAATCCACAGTTGTTGGTGGTGCTATTCCGAAGGAATACATCCCTGCAGTTGGCGAAGGTATCGAAGAAGCTATGAAAGCTGGTATTCTGGGTGGATTCCCGGTAGTAGGCGTTCATGCTAACGTATATGATGGTTCTTACCATGAAGTCGACTCTTCTGAAATGGCATTCCACATTGCAGGTTCTCTTGCATTTAAAGATGCTATGGCAAAAGCGTCACCAGTACTTCTTGAGCCAATCATGAGAGTTGAAGTTACAACTCCGGAAGATTACATGGGTGATATTATCGGTGATATCAACTCCCGTCGTGGACGTATCGAAGGTATGGACGATATCGGCGGTGGTAAGATGATTCGCGGATTCGTTCCCCTGGCTGAAATGTTCGGATACGCAACAGACTTACGTTCCAGAACACAGGGCCGTGGTAACTATTCCATGTTCTTTGAAAAATATGAACCAGTTCCAAAATCTGTACAGGAAAAGGTTCTGTCAGGAAAAGCTGACAAATAA
- a CDS encoding plasmid recombination protein: MMKRTISGMIGAGSLAHNRRDFVAENVDPDRVQLNICYNNENLKEVYKELFDDAAERYNVGKRKDRQIANYYEKIRQGKQEKLFHEVIFQIGNREDMAVGTSEGNLAVKILDEYVKDFQKRNPTLRVFSCYLHQDEATPHLHIDFVPYVTNWKGKGMDTRVSLKQALKSLGFQGGNKHDTELNQWINHEKEVLAEIAMQHGIEWEQKGTHEEHLDVYNFKKKERKKEVQELEQEKENLTAENEGLTSQIADARADIKLLEEEKIQFQKDKEIAEKRAEKVETELKKLEDRREFLQPVMDNVSKEIKEYGMIKTFLPEATTLERAVTYRDKKIKPLFIEMKNKIGAMAAQVKELTRERDNWKSKFQKKKQEHENIKKELAEVKKDYQKLSGEKEMLQGLADRYNRLLRMLGKDMVERLVQDDIRIQAELEARKQKEQMPKKIGDRIQWARERSEEHNAKIKKNKAKYRGMEL, from the coding sequence ATGATGAAACGGACAATCAGTGGCATGATCGGAGCCGGTTCACTGGCTCATAACAGACGGGATTTTGTAGCAGAAAATGTAGATCCGGACAGAGTGCAATTGAACATTTGTTATAATAATGAGAATCTGAAAGAAGTTTATAAGGAACTGTTTGACGATGCTGCGGAGAGATACAATGTCGGGAAAAGAAAGGACCGGCAGATTGCAAATTATTATGAAAAAATCCGCCAGGGCAAACAGGAGAAGTTGTTCCATGAAGTAATCTTCCAGATAGGAAATCGTGAGGATATGGCAGTGGGAACATCAGAAGGAAATCTGGCTGTAAAGATACTGGACGAATATGTGAAAGACTTCCAGAAGCGGAATCCGACACTTCGGGTATTTAGCTGCTATCTGCATCAGGACGAAGCTACTCCGCATCTGCATATTGACTTTGTTCCTTATGTGACCAACTGGAAGGGAAAAGGAATGGATACCAGAGTTTCACTGAAACAGGCATTAAAAAGTCTTGGATTTCAAGGTGGAAATAAGCATGACACAGAACTGAACCAGTGGATAAATCATGAAAAAGAAGTGCTGGCAGAAATTGCAATGCAGCATGGAATTGAATGGGAGCAGAAAGGTACACATGAAGAGCATCTGGATGTTTACAATTTCAAAAAAAAAGAACGTAAGAAGGAAGTGCAGGAACTGGAACAGGAAAAAGAAAATCTGACAGCAGAGAATGAAGGCCTGACTTCTCAGATTGCGGACGCAAGGGCAGATATTAAGCTACTGGAAGAAGAAAAAATTCAGTTCCAGAAAGATAAAGAGATAGCGGAAAAACGTGCGGAGAAAGTAGAAACGGAATTGAAAAAACTGGAGGACAGAAGAGAATTCCTGCAACCAGTGATGGATAATGTCAGTAAGGAAATAAAAGAATATGGAATGATCAAAACATTTCTACCGGAAGCTACTACGTTAGAACGTGCGGTAACTTACCGGGATAAGAAAATCAAACCGTTATTCATTGAAATGAAAAATAAAATAGGTGCGATGGCTGCACAGGTGAAAGAACTTACCAGAGAAAGAGATAACTGGAAAAGTAAGTTTCAGAAGAAAAAGCAGGAGCATGAGAACATAAAAAAGGAACTGGCAGAAGTTAAGAAGGATTATCAGAAATTATCTGGTGAGAAAGAAATGTTGCAAGGACTTGCGGACAGATATAATCGGCTTTTACGCATGTTGGGGAAAGATATGGTAGAAAGACTGGTACAGGACGATATCCGGATTCAGGCGGAACTTGAAGCGAGAAAACAGAAGGAGCAAATGCCGAAAAAAATAGGTGACCGTATACAATGGGCAAGAGAACGAAGTGAAGAACACAATGCAAAAATTAAGAAGAATAAAGCAAAGTACAGAGGAATGGAGTTGTAA
- a CDS encoding helix-turn-helix domain-containing protein: protein MVGKKIRAFREFRGYSQIQLAELSGINVGTIRKYELGIRNPKPDQLEKIATALGLNVSVFLDFNIETVGDVLSLLFSIDDSVNLSLAETPDQKVALTFDNPTMQDFFRKWCQFKNIYEKEKAEILAIETEDKRQEELDKLNATQEEWKLRAMGTTIGCHTIVKKGTEGNDIKTYDLT, encoded by the coding sequence ATGGTTGGTAAAAAAATCCGGGCATTCCGGGAATTTAGAGGATACAGTCAAATACAGTTAGCCGAGCTGTCCGGCATTAACGTAGGAACGATCAGAAAATATGAACTGGGAATCCGGAATCCAAAACCGGATCAGTTAGAAAAGATAGCAACTGCACTGGGATTAAATGTAAGTGTTTTTCTGGATTTTAATATTGAAACAGTCGGAGATGTACTCTCTCTGTTGTTTTCTATTGATGATTCAGTGAACCTCTCACTTGCTGAAACACCTGATCAGAAGGTTGCGCTGACATTCGATAATCCTACAATGCAGGACTTTTTCAGGAAATGGTGTCAATTTAAAAATATCTATGAAAAGGAAAAAGCTGAAATATTAGCTATCGAAACTGAAGATAAAAGACAGGAAGAACTGGATAAACTGAACGCTACCCAGGAAGAATGGAAACTACGTGCCATGGGAACTACGATAGGTTGTCATACCATCGTTAAGAAGGGCACTGAAGGTAATGACATCAAGACCTATGATCTGACTTAA
- the rpsG gene encoding 30S ribosomal protein S7 yields the protein MPRKGHTQKRDVLADPMYNSKVVTKLINSIMLDGKKGVAQKIVYGAFARVEEKAGKPAIEVFEEAMNNIMPVLEVKARRIGGATYQVPIEVRADRRQALALRWITLYSRKRGEKTMEERLANELLDAMNNTGASVKKKEDMHKMAEANKAFAHYRF from the coding sequence GTGCCACGTAAAGGACATACTCAGAAAAGAGACGTTCTGGCTGACCCAATGTACAATAGCAAGGTAGTTACTAAACTTATTAACAGCATTATGCTGGACGGTAAGAAAGGTGTAGCTCAGAAAATTGTTTACGGTGCATTCGCCAGAGTGGAAGAAAAAGCTGGAAAACCAGCAATCGAAGTATTTGAAGAAGCAATGAACAACATCATGCCTGTATTAGAGGTTAAAGCAAGACGTATCGGTGGAGCTACCTACCAGGTACCTATCGAAGTAAGAGCAGACAGACGTCAGGCATTAGCTCTTCGCTGGATTACATTGTACTCCCGTAAAAGAGGAGAAAAAACAATGGAAGAAAGACTGGCTAATGAATTATTAGATGCAATGAACAACACAGGTGCATCTGTTAAGAAGAAAGAAGACATGCATAAGATGGCTGAGGCAAATAAAGCATTTGCTCACTATCGTTTCTAA